The following are encoded in a window of Phragmites australis chromosome 22, lpPhrAust1.1, whole genome shotgun sequence genomic DNA:
- the LOC133904806 gene encoding cell division topological specificity factor homolog, chloroplastic-like isoform X1: MAMSISGRVGGDACALLAPSASSLPPPLRRAATSKAHFCTFPQGASSNLLLTPRRLCIERQIFSQSSVQTYALPRKEFAPITQDVEGFLHNVVNMGFLDRLKLAWKIIFPAPTIKENSNANIAKQRLKMILFSDRCEVSDEAKKKIVENIVEALSEFVEIESRDNVQVDISTDAGLGTVYSVTVPVRRVKPEYQESEEQYRGKIVGVDFKDTGESSGSVDVTFGFYVPNQNC, encoded by the exons ATGGCGATGTCCATCTCCGGCCGCGTCGGCGGCGACGCCTGCGCGCTCCTCGCGCCGTCCGCGTCCTCGCTGCCCCCGCCGCTCCGTCGCGCCGCCACTTCCAAG GCTCACTTCTGTACTTTTCCTCAAGGAGCATCTAGCAACCTCTTGCTTACTCCTAGGCGGCTATGCATTGAACGTCAAATCTTTTCACAGAGCTCTGTCCAGACTTATGCTCTTCCAAGGAAAGAATTTGCTCCGATAACTCAAGATGTGGAAGGCTTCCTTCACAATGTTGTTAACATGGGATTTCTTGACCGTCTGAAATTAGCATGGAAGATAATCTTTCCTGCACCAACCATTAAAGAGAACTCCAATGCAAACATCGCGAAACAGAGGCTTAAGATGATTCTGTTCTCCGACAGGTGTGAAGTCAGTGATGAAGCGAAGAAAAAGATCGTGGAGAACATCGTTGAGGCACTATCTGAATTTGTTGAGATAGAATCACGGGATAATGTCCAAGTTGATATCTCAACCGATGCTGGCCTTGGCACTGTGTACTCTGTAACAGTTCCTGTGCGCCGTGTGAAGCCCGAGTACCAGGAATCTGAAGAGCAGTACAGAGGGAAGATCGTTGGTGTCGACTTTAAGGACACTGGAGAGTCATCAGGCAGCGTTGACGTCACCTTCGGCTTCTATGTACCCAACCAAAACTGCTAA
- the LOC133904806 gene encoding cell division topological specificity factor homolog, chloroplastic-like isoform X2, producing MTSSHAHFCTFPQGASSNLLLTPRRLCIERQIFSQSSVQTYALPRKEFAPITQDVEGFLHNVVNMGFLDRLKLAWKIIFPAPTIKENSNANIAKQRLKMILFSDRCEVSDEAKKKIVENIVEALSEFVEIESRDNVQVDISTDAGLGTVYSVTVPVRRVKPEYQESEEQYRGKIVGVDFKDTGESSGSVDVTFGFYVPNQNC from the exons ATGACATCTTCTCAT GCTCACTTCTGTACTTTTCCTCAAGGAGCATCTAGCAACCTCTTGCTTACTCCTAGGCGGCTATGCATTGAACGTCAAATCTTTTCACAGAGCTCTGTCCAGACTTATGCTCTTCCAAGGAAAGAATTTGCTCCGATAACTCAAGATGTGGAAGGCTTCCTTCACAATGTTGTTAACATGGGATTTCTTGACCGTCTGAAATTAGCATGGAAGATAATCTTTCCTGCACCAACCATTAAAGAGAACTCCAATGCAAACATCGCGAAACAGAGGCTTAAGATGATTCTGTTCTCCGACAGGTGTGAAGTCAGTGATGAAGCGAAGAAAAAGATCGTGGAGAACATCGTTGAGGCACTATCTGAATTTGTTGAGATAGAATCACGGGATAATGTCCAAGTTGATATCTCAACCGATGCTGGCCTTGGCACTGTGTACTCTGTAACAGTTCCTGTGCGCCGTGTGAAGCCCGAGTACCAGGAATCTGAAGAGCAGTACAGAGGGAAGATCGTTGGTGTCGACTTTAAGGACACTGGAGAGTCATCAGGCAGCGTTGACGTCACCTTCGGCTTCTATGTACCCAACCAAAACTGCTAA
- the LOC133904807 gene encoding NAD(P)H-quinone oxidoreductase subunit U, chloroplastic-like, with protein sequence MAAVGIASPPAPPAFAPATSLSSSFSYSTPGLRLRRLPVRFAAAASFRARCAAAAEGGAAASEGTAAVAEVEGDPDSGTDVAGGAATSTRPPYSLISADNVQKAMRGLAITDADHYGRLGVTKLASTDEIKACYEKKCEELNSKGLEEEEINKEHDLLKESFTILSTEEERRLYDWSLSRSGQPDRYVWPFQVDPLELAPDPPKEPEDEFPTKLVGYFFLAWFILSVVLSVTLNR encoded by the exons ATGGCTGCCGTCGGCATCGCctctccgccggcgccgcctgcTTTCGCGCCCGCCACATctctttcctcctccttctcataCTCCACACCGGGCCTCCGCCTTCGCCGCCTCCCCGTCCGGTTCGCCGCCGCGGCGTCGTTCCGCGCACGctgcgccgccgctgccgaggGCGGGGCTGCTGCCTCGGAGGGCACAGCCGCGGTGGCAGAGGTGGAGGGAGACCCCGACTCGGGCACCGACGTTGCCGGGGGCGCGGCGACCTCCACGCGGCCGCCCTACTCGCTCATCTCCGCGGACAACGTGCAGAAGGCAATGCGCGGCCTCG CAATTACAGATGCTGATCACTATGGGAGGCTTGGAGTCACCAAACTAGCTTCTACTGATGAG ATTAAAGCTTGCTACGAGAAAAAGTGTGAAGAACTAAATAGCAAAGGACTGGAAGAAGAGGAAATCAACAAGGAACATGACCTCCTAAAG GAATCGTTTACCATACTATCAACTGAGGAAGAGCGACGATTGTACGATTGGAGCTTGTCAAGAAGTGGGCAGCCTGATCGATATGTCTGGCCTTTTCAAGTTGATCCCTTGGAGTTGGCACCAGATCCTCCAAAG GAACCAGAAGATGAGTTTCCAACGAAGCTTGTCGGCTACTTCTTCCTGGCGTGGTTCATACTTTCTGTTGTTTTGTCAGTGACCCTCAACAGATGA